One Chordicoccus furentiruminis DNA window includes the following coding sequences:
- a CDS encoding IS30 family transposase: MDNSHSTISSHIKGKHLSYEERVLIQIRLKDHYSIRAIAREIGCSPSTVSNEIARGSVALYNGRVTRYKASAGQKAYEDNRKHSCRHYDFLSKSAFLEYVLKHFTEDGWSLDACAGRAILDGQFTREQIVCTKTLYRYVDLGFFDIRNHNLPEKLKRKSKKHRSRINKKRLGRSIEERPREIESREEFGHWECDLVLGAKTQDDQVLLTLTERKSREFLMLPIADKTSVCVMEAIKQLQEIYSEHFSEVFKTITSDNGSEFADLSELEKMADTLVYYAHPYTSCDKGTVERHNGLIRRFIPKGKRIDDFTGQQISDVEIWCNCLPRKVLGYRTPEEIFEEEIDRIYQATA, from the coding sequence ATGGACAACTCTCATTCTACCATATCTTCCCATATAAAAGGCAAACATCTTTCGTATGAGGAACGAGTTCTTATTCAGATTCGTCTTAAAGACCACTACTCAATCCGGGCAATTGCCCGTGAGATCGGCTGCTCACCGAGCACTGTCTCGAATGAAATAGCACGTGGTTCCGTTGCCTTATATAACGGCCGCGTGACCCGTTATAAGGCTTCTGCCGGTCAGAAAGCCTATGAGGACAACCGAAAGCACAGTTGCCGGCATTATGACTTCCTGAGCAAATCAGCGTTTCTGGAGTATGTATTGAAACACTTTACAGAAGACGGCTGGTCATTGGACGCCTGTGCTGGACGCGCTATTCTCGATGGTCAATTTACCAGAGAACAGATCGTCTGCACAAAAACGCTTTACCGCTATGTTGATCTTGGCTTCTTTGACATCAGAAACCATAACCTTCCTGAAAAGCTGAAGCGTAAGTCCAAGAAACATAGATCTCGGATCAACAAGAAAAGGCTGGGCCGCAGCATTGAGGAACGTCCCAGAGAGATCGAATCCCGTGAGGAATTCGGACACTGGGAATGCGACCTCGTATTGGGCGCTAAGACCCAGGATGACCAGGTCCTGCTCACTCTTACTGAACGCAAAAGCCGTGAGTTCCTGATGCTTCCTATTGCTGACAAGACATCAGTGTGTGTCATGGAGGCAATCAAACAACTTCAGGAGATTTACAGCGAACACTTCAGCGAAGTGTTCAAAACCATCACCTCAGATAACGGTTCGGAATTCGCCGACCTTTCAGAACTTGAGAAGATGGCTGATACGCTTGTCTACTATGCTCATCCCTACACGTCCTGCGATAAGGGAACCGTAGAGCGGCATAACGGTCTGATCAGAAGGTTCATACCGAAAGGGAAGCGGATTGATGACTTTACCGGTCAGCAGATCTCCGATGTGGAGATCTGGTGTAACTGTCTCCCGAGGAAGGTCCTGGGGTATAGAACCCCGGAAGAAATCTTCGAGGAGGAAATCGACCGAATCTACCAGGCTACTGCCTAG
- a CDS encoding DUF1294 domain-containing protein translates to MVYLAVINLITFLIYGADKWKAVHHRWRVPEVTLILLAAAGGSAGAYLGMRTFHHKTRKNKFRIGIPAILFLQIAFAVILIHH, encoded by the coding sequence ATGGTCTATCTTGCGGTGATCAATCTGATCACCTTTCTGATTTACGGCGCTGACAAGTGGAAGGCCGTCCATCACCGATGGAGAGTTCCCGAAGTGACTCTGATTCTGCTTGCCGCCGCGGGAGGAAGCGCAGGGGCGTATCTGGGGATGAGAACATTTCATCATAAGACCCGCAAGAACAAGTTCCGCATCGGCATTCCGGCGATCCTTTTCCTTCAGATTGCGTTTGCCGTGATACTGATTCATCATTGA
- the rlmD gene encoding 23S rRNA (uracil(1939)-C(5))-methyltransferase RlmD translates to MKRKDIACARIETTDYPSKGHFHVKETGETGTVKLTIPGQTVRFRVYKNHNHHVSGHLLEVVERSPLETREPACIPFGRCGGCLYQTVPYASQLELKERQIKKLLAPVLDPESVYDGIKGSPREFGYRNKLDLSFGNEEIDGPLTLGMHRMRSRYSVLDADTCVLAHPDLTMIAAVIRDYCASAGLPFYNKIRHEGYLRFVLLRRSETTGEILIVLAATTQRQHDFQPLTKLLLELPLEGRIAGVWLADDDRYADALIPDRLHCLYGRDYFEERILGLTFRITLFSFFQTNTGGAALLYDMVRSYVRRSSETLPEKPVIYDLYCGTGTIAQILAREAGAVYGVEIVPEAVEAAKQNAELNGLSNCCFYAGDVPEIIPSLPQRPDYVVLDPPREGVHEKTLKQLLEFGIPHMVYISCKASSFLTDMQFLRGQGWRIERWGLADLFPQTPNVEAIALLTRAESFPHTEE, encoded by the coding sequence ATGAAGCGCAAGGACATTGCATGCGCGCGCATAGAGACGACGGATTATCCCAGCAAAGGGCATTTCCACGTGAAGGAAACCGGCGAGACAGGCACGGTCAAACTCACCATTCCGGGACAGACCGTGCGCTTCCGCGTCTACAAGAATCATAATCACCATGTCAGCGGCCACCTGCTTGAGGTGGTGGAGCGTTCCCCGCTGGAGACAAGGGAACCGGCCTGCATCCCGTTCGGGCGGTGCGGCGGCTGCCTTTATCAGACCGTGCCTTACGCGTCCCAGCTCGAGCTGAAAGAACGGCAGATCAAAAAGCTGCTGGCTCCGGTGCTTGACCCGGAGTCCGTCTATGACGGGATCAAAGGGTCCCCGAGGGAGTTCGGCTACCGGAACAAGCTCGACCTCTCTTTCGGCAATGAGGAAATCGACGGGCCGCTGACGCTGGGCATGCACCGGATGCGGTCCCGTTACTCTGTGCTGGATGCCGATACATGCGTGCTCGCTCATCCTGATCTGACCATGATCGCGGCTGTGATCCGCGATTACTGCGCATCAGCCGGGCTGCCCTTTTACAATAAAATCCGGCATGAGGGCTATCTTCGCTTCGTTCTGCTCCGGCGGTCGGAGACGACAGGGGAGATCCTCATCGTGCTTGCCGCGACGACACAGAGGCAGCATGATTTTCAGCCGCTGACGAAGCTTCTGCTTGAGCTTCCGCTGGAAGGCCGGATCGCCGGCGTCTGGCTGGCCGACGACGACCGGTATGCGGACGCGCTGATTCCGGACCGGCTGCACTGCCTGTACGGCCGGGATTACTTCGAAGAGAGAATACTGGGGCTTACGTTCCGGATCACGCTGTTTTCCTTCTTCCAGACGAATACGGGCGGCGCGGCATTGCTTTATGACATGGTTCGATCCTATGTGCGGCGGTCCTCGGAGACGCTACCGGAAAAGCCGGTGATCTATGATCTCTACTGCGGCACGGGAACCATCGCGCAGATTCTCGCCCGGGAAGCCGGCGCGGTCTACGGCGTGGAAATCGTTCCGGAAGCCGTGGAGGCCGCGAAGCAGAACGCGGAGCTGAACGGACTGTCAAACTGCTGTTTCTATGCCGGAGATGTGCCGGAGATTATTCCGTCTCTTCCGCAGCGGCCGGATTATGTCGTGCTGGATCCGCCCCGGGAAGGCGTTCACGAGAAGACACTGAAGCAGCTCCTGGAGTTCGGTATACCGCATATGGTCTACATCTCCTGCAAAGCGTCAAGTTTCCTCACGGACATGCAGTTCCTGCGCGGACAGGGATGGCGAATCGAGCGCTGGGGGCTGGCAGACCTTTTTCCTCAGACTCCGAACGTCGAAGCCATCGCGCTTTTAACCCGTGCGGAATCATTCCCGCACACGGAAGAATGA
- a CDS encoding polysaccharide deacetylase family protein, translating into MKKIISAVLLAVTALLLAGIVFLSRDVMRQSAATDTAQNVNPATQVRTTVVSGTPAASEASSAAQTEAAVISAASQTQSGAAETAVSVSANAPAISAASSAASAVSASESAPSSGTDTLYTTDIVNVRSQPNTDSAVLGKLTIHEQVKKTGESGEWTQIDYNGQTAFVKTEYLSATKESLKTDWDLSSLSTEEINFGYSSQNRDENNVPTDWEYYDSKWGQFAVKWIGDTSKKVIYLTMDEGFPNTTTPTILDTLKEKNVKATFMLTKYFLDGSADVVKRMIDEGHQIGDHTCTHPDMAKLSVEEQKEQIMGVYNEAKDQFGYEMKYFRFPEGIFSAEALGLVNNLGMESVFWSYAYNDYDEDNQPDVQESLQKALDALHPGAIYLLHASSTTNTAMLGDFIDGVRARGYEFGELKFLE; encoded by the coding sequence ATGAAAAAGATCATCAGTGCGGTGCTGCTCGCCGTGACAGCCCTGCTCCTTGCGGGCATCGTTTTTCTTTCACGGGATGTCATGCGGCAGTCCGCCGCCACGGACACGGCCCAGAATGTCAATCCGGCGACGCAGGTCCGGACGACGGTTGTCTCCGGTACGCCCGCCGCGTCTGAAGCCTCTTCCGCTGCGCAGACGGAGGCTGCCGTTATTTCCGCCGCGTCTCAGACTCAGTCGGGCGCGGCAGAAACGGCTGTGAGCGTTTCGGCGAATGCGCCGGCCATAAGTGCTGCTTCCTCTGCAGCCTCCGCTGTTTCCGCTTCAGAATCAGCGCCGTCATCCGGGACGGATACGCTTTACACTACGGATATCGTCAATGTCCGCAGCCAGCCGAATACGGACAGCGCCGTGCTCGGCAAGCTGACAATTCATGAGCAGGTCAAGAAGACCGGGGAATCCGGCGAGTGGACGCAGATCGATTACAACGGACAGACTGCTTTCGTGAAAACCGAGTACCTCTCCGCGACGAAGGAGAGTCTGAAGACGGACTGGGATCTCAGCTCACTTTCCACGGAGGAGATCAATTTCGGCTACTCCAGCCAGAACCGCGACGAGAACAATGTGCCGACCGACTGGGAGTACTATGACAGCAAATGGGGGCAGTTCGCTGTCAAATGGATCGGAGATACCTCGAAGAAGGTCATATATCTCACGATGGACGAGGGCTTCCCGAACACCACGACGCCGACGATTCTTGACACGCTGAAGGAGAAGAATGTCAAAGCGACGTTCATGCTGACCAAGTATTTCCTCGACGGCAGTGCGGATGTGGTGAAGAGAATGATCGACGAAGGCCATCAGATCGGCGACCACACCTGCACACATCCGGATATGGCGAAGCTGAGCGTTGAGGAGCAGAAGGAACAGATCATGGGCGTCTACAACGAGGCGAAGGATCAGTTCGGCTACGAGATGAAGTATTTCCGTTTTCCGGAGGGCATCTTCAGCGCGGAAGCGCTGGGACTGGTCAACAACCTCGGAATGGAATCCGTCTTCTGGTCCTACGCCTATAACGATTACGATGAGGACAACCAGCCGGATGTCCAGGAATCGCTTCAGAAGGCGCTGGACGCGCTTCATCCCGGCGCCATCTATCTGCTTCACGCGTCCTCGACGACGAATACGGCCATGCTGGGAGATTTCATCGACGGCGTACGCGCCCGGGGCTATGAATTTGGCGAACTGAAGTTCCTTGAGTGA
- a CDS encoding ATP-dependent helicase, which yields MNETEILEKLNDRQREAVLATDGPVLILAGAGSGKTRVLVHRIAYLIDVVGVYPSQILAITFTNKAADEMRGRVDTLIGEGAEHVWVSTFHSLCVRILRRHADRIGFTRSFSIYDSDDQLTLMKSVFREEHVDAKRLKEKAVLAAISSAKDELVSPEKYRAVNRDFFGSQVADLYERYQRRLKESNAMDFDDLIVKTVELFEQFPEVLESYRNRFRYLMVDEYQDTNTAQFRFVSLLAGGHGNLCVVGDDDQSIYKFRGANIRNILGFEKIYPDAAVIRLEQNYRSTKHILSAANEVIRHNLGRKEKRLWTDHPEGEKIAVRRFDSSFEEAEYVCGEIASYIRDGLYDYRDCAILYRTNAQSRLFEEKFLMANIPYQIVGGVSFYSRKEIKDLLAYLKTIDNAVDDLAVRRIINVPKRGIGATTVAKLNDYAVSGGMSLFEAVCACGNVPTISGAAAKKVAAFSDFIGVLRAKAEDASVPDVLKEVIEQTGYVRELEAEHTEEADARIDNINELVNKAAQYQEEAETPTLSGFLEEVALVADIDTVDEGDDRVLLMTLHSAKGLEFPVVFMTGMEEGLFPSSLAIHADRPEEEIEEERRLAYVGITRAKERLTLTCARERMVRGEMVTSPMSRFIREIPRDIVDMGPVGAPGRRVTLPARGADAAIRSAVLASPSFGRPFPGTGERHRDSSYSNPYAAYQKAVRSAGGPAAGSDGGAASGPAGGSAASGLNKSGSEAAVPAGDGPLGYQTGDTVRHVKFGEGVVREIADGKRDYLVTVDFPSWGVKKMYASFANLKKV from the coding sequence ATGAACGAGACTGAAATTCTCGAGAAACTGAATGACAGGCAGCGGGAGGCGGTGCTGGCGACGGACGGACCGGTGCTGATCCTGGCCGGCGCCGGGTCCGGCAAGACCCGCGTGCTGGTGCACCGGATCGCTTATCTGATCGATGTCGTCGGGGTGTATCCGTCGCAGATCCTTGCCATCACCTTTACGAACAAGGCAGCGGATGAGATGCGAGGCCGGGTGGACACGCTGATCGGAGAAGGAGCGGAGCACGTCTGGGTCAGCACGTTCCACTCGCTCTGCGTTCGCATTCTCCGCCGGCACGCGGATCGCATCGGCTTCACGCGGTCTTTTTCCATCTATGATTCGGATGACCAGCTGACGCTGATGAAATCCGTGTTCAGGGAAGAGCACGTTGATGCGAAGAGGCTGAAGGAAAAAGCCGTTCTCGCCGCGATTTCCTCGGCGAAGGACGAGCTGGTTTCACCGGAGAAATACCGGGCGGTTAACCGGGACTTCTTCGGAAGCCAGGTCGCGGATCTCTACGAGCGGTATCAGAGACGGCTGAAGGAAAGCAACGCCATGGACTTCGATGATCTGATCGTGAAAACGGTGGAGCTTTTCGAACAGTTTCCGGAGGTGCTTGAATCGTACCGGAACCGTTTCCGCTATCTGATGGTGGATGAGTATCAGGATACCAATACGGCCCAGTTCCGGTTCGTGAGTCTTCTCGCCGGCGGGCACGGGAACCTCTGCGTGGTAGGCGACGATGACCAGAGCATTTACAAATTCCGCGGCGCGAATATCCGGAACATCCTCGGATTTGAGAAAATTTATCCGGATGCCGCGGTGATCCGGCTTGAACAGAATTACCGGTCCACAAAGCATATCCTGAGCGCGGCCAACGAGGTGATTCGTCATAATCTCGGCAGGAAGGAGAAACGGCTCTGGACCGATCATCCGGAAGGGGAGAAGATCGCCGTCCGCCGGTTCGACAGCAGCTTCGAGGAGGCGGAGTACGTCTGCGGGGAGATCGCTTCGTATATAAGAGACGGCCTGTATGACTACCGGGACTGCGCGATACTGTACCGTACCAACGCCCAGTCCCGTCTCTTCGAGGAAAAGTTCCTGATGGCCAATATACCGTACCAGATCGTCGGCGGCGTCAGCTTCTACTCGAGAAAAGAGATCAAGGATCTTCTTGCCTACCTGAAGACGATTGACAACGCAGTGGACGATCTTGCCGTCCGGCGGATCATCAACGTTCCGAAACGAGGCATCGGCGCCACGACAGTGGCGAAACTGAACGACTATGCCGTCTCGGGCGGGATGTCGCTCTTCGAAGCGGTCTGCGCCTGCGGAAACGTACCGACGATTTCCGGAGCGGCGGCGAAGAAGGTCGCGGCCTTCAGCGATTTCATCGGTGTGCTGCGCGCAAAGGCGGAGGACGCTTCCGTTCCGGACGTGCTGAAGGAGGTCATCGAACAGACCGGGTATGTCCGCGAACTTGAGGCGGAGCATACCGAGGAGGCGGATGCACGGATCGACAACATCAACGAGCTTGTCAACAAGGCCGCTCAGTATCAGGAAGAAGCGGAAACGCCGACGCTGTCCGGCTTCCTTGAGGAAGTCGCGCTTGTGGCCGACATCGATACGGTAGACGAGGGAGACGACCGCGTGCTGCTGATGACACTGCATTCAGCGAAAGGCCTCGAGTTTCCGGTGGTTTTCATGACCGGTATGGAGGAAGGACTTTTCCCCAGCAGTCTCGCGATTCATGCCGACCGGCCTGAGGAGGAGATCGAGGAGGAGCGGCGGCTTGCTTATGTGGGCATCACACGGGCGAAGGAACGTCTCACGCTGACCTGTGCACGGGAGAGGATGGTGCGGGGCGAGATGGTGACGAGTCCGATGTCCCGTTTTATCCGGGAAATTCCGAGGGATATCGTGGACATGGGGCCGGTCGGCGCCCCGGGACGGCGCGTCACGCTGCCCGCCCGCGGAGCCGATGCGGCCATCCGGAGCGCCGTGCTGGCTTCGCCGTCATTCGGGCGTCCGTTCCCCGGAACCGGCGAACGGCACAGGGATTCTTCTTACAGCAATCCTTACGCGGCCTATCAGAAGGCGGTTCGGTCGGCCGGAGGGCCTGCGGCTGGTTCAGACGGCGGGGCCGCTTCGGGACCGGCCGGCGGTTCTGCCGCTTCCGGTCTGAACAAGTCCGGATCGGAAGCGGCCGTTCCGGCTGGTGACGGTCCGCTCGGTTATCAGACGGGCGACACCGTCCGGCATGTGAAATTCGGGGAAGGCGTGGTCAGGGAGATCGCGGACGGAAAGAGGGACTACCTCGTGACAGTCGATTTTCCGTCATGGGGTGTCAAGAAGATGTACGCATCCTTTGCGAATCTGAAAAAGGTTTGA
- a CDS encoding DUF1836 domain-containing protein, translated as MDDSTRSVLRAVMEEFKDLSYILPEDVPDIPLYMDQITTFMDSKLGSCKRYPEEKILTKTMINNYTKNKLIPPPDKKKYSQDHLFLLIYVYYLKDFLSISDIKTLLTPLEDNHFQSSDGLSMKDIYQTAYDLVRSQTGYMSKDLIRRWRMAEKTFPDASDESEEYLHLFAFICLLSFDVYVKKKLIEAAVDGMRKEAAEQTGEKEK; from the coding sequence ATGGATGACAGCACACGCTCCGTTCTTCGGGCGGTGATGGAGGAGTTCAAGGACTTAAGCTACATTCTCCCTGAGGATGTGCCCGACATTCCTCTTTACATGGACCAGATCACCACGTTTATGGACTCCAAGCTGGGAAGCTGCAAGCGTTACCCGGAGGAGAAGATCCTCACCAAAACGATGATCAACAATTATACCAAGAACAAGCTGATTCCGCCGCCGGATAAGAAGAAGTATTCGCAGGATCACCTGTTTCTTCTGATTTACGTATATTATCTGAAGGATTTCCTTTCCATCAGCGACATCAAGACGCTCCTGACTCCGCTGGAAGACAATCATTTTCAGTCAAGCGACGGCCTCAGCATGAAGGACATCTACCAGACTGCCTATGACCTTGTCCGAAGCCAGACCGGATATATGTCAAAGGATCTGATCCGAAGATGGCGGATGGCAGAGAAGACGTTTCCGGACGCCTCTGACGAAAGCGAGGAATATCTCCATCTGTTTGCCTTCATCTGTCTTCTCTCCTTCGACGTCTATGTAAAAAAGAAGCTGATCGAGGCGGCCGTAGACGGGATGAGGAAGGAAGCGGCGGAGCAGACAGGAGAAAAGGAGAAGTAA
- a CDS encoding YerC/YecD family TrpR-related protein — MSNKLHNQSVDNLFDAILTLRNREECYAFFMDVCTMNEIASLSQRYEVAGMLREHRTYLDISEKTGASTATISRVNRSLNYGSDGYQTVWRHLDEKKESSDPS, encoded by the coding sequence ATGAGCAATAAGCTGCATAATCAGTCGGTGGACAATCTGTTTGATGCGATTCTGACGCTGCGGAACCGGGAGGAGTGCTATGCCTTCTTCATGGACGTCTGCACGATGAACGAGATCGCGTCGCTGTCCCAGCGCTATGAGGTGGCCGGTATGCTCCGTGAGCACCGTACTTACCTCGACATCTCGGAAAAAACGGGCGCCTCCACCGCGACGATCAGCCGGGTCAACCGCTCGCTGAATTACGGCAGCGACGGCTATCAGACGGTCTGGCGCCATCTTGATGAGAAGAAGGAATCATCGGATCCCTCCTGA
- a CDS encoding amino acid ABC transporter ATP-binding protein: MISVRNLHKTFHNASGAVEVLKGISTDIRRGEKVVIIGPSGSGKSTFLRCMNLLEKPTSGEIWFDGREVTAPKVDLDAVRAQMGMVFQHFNLFPHLTVRKNITLAPVLLKKQTQEEADAQADRLLDRIGLRDKAESYPGQLSGGQKQRIAIVRSLAMNPKVMLFDEPTSALDPEMVGEVLAVMEELAGEGMTMAVVTHEMNFAKDVASRVLFVDDGQILEENTPDAFFSHPQNPRTQDFLSKIL; the protein is encoded by the coding sequence ATGATTTCCGTGCGGAATCTTCACAAAACCTTTCACAACGCCAGCGGTGCGGTGGAAGTTCTCAAGGGCATTTCCACGGATATCCGCCGCGGCGAGAAAGTGGTGATTATCGGTCCCTCCGGTTCAGGGAAAAGCACCTTTCTGCGCTGCATGAACCTTCTGGAGAAGCCGACCTCAGGTGAAATCTGGTTTGACGGCCGGGAGGTGACGGCACCGAAGGTAGACCTTGATGCGGTACGAGCCCAGATGGGGATGGTCTTCCAGCATTTCAATCTCTTCCCGCATCTCACGGTGAGAAAGAACATCACGCTCGCCCCGGTGCTGCTGAAGAAGCAGACGCAGGAGGAAGCGGATGCGCAGGCGGACAGGCTGCTGGACCGGATCGGGCTTCGGGACAAGGCTGAGTCCTATCCAGGCCAGCTCTCCGGAGGGCAGAAGCAGCGGATCGCGATTGTCCGCTCTCTCGCGATGAATCCGAAGGTCATGCTCTTCGACGAGCCGACCTCCGCCCTCGACCCGGAGATGGTGGGCGAGGTGCTGGCGGTGATGGAGGAACTCGCCGGAGAAGGCATGACGATGGCTGTGGTCACACACGAGATGAATTTTGCGAAGGATGTGGCGAGCCGGGTGCTGTTTGTGGATGACGGTCAGATTCTTGAGGAAAATACACCCGACGCGTTCTTTTCACATCCTCAGAACCCGAGGACGCAGGACTTCCTCTCGAAGATCCTGTGA
- a CDS encoding amino acid ABC transporter permease translates to MGSLAQNLYDDFISKNRYRYLLDGLGNTLVITIFALIIGVVLGVLVALTRVTYQQAEHRSVLLRILNFIGGLYLTVIRGTPMVVQLMLMYFVILQSGTPLQIAILAFGINSGAYVAEVIRSGIQSVDRGQAEAGRSLGLGSRQTMTRIVLPQAFKNVAPAIFNEFISLLKETSVAGYVGIQDLTKGGDIIRSQTYDAFPPLLAVALIYLVIVICLTQVLHVIERRLAKSELR, encoded by the coding sequence ATGGGCAGTCTTGCTCAGAACCTGTATGATGATTTTATCTCCAAGAACCGCTACCGCTATCTTCTGGACGGCCTCGGCAATACGCTGGTCATCACGATCTTCGCGCTGATCATCGGTGTCGTCCTCGGTGTTCTGGTAGCGCTTACGCGCGTGACGTATCAGCAGGCGGAGCACCGCAGTGTGCTGCTCCGGATCCTCAATTTTATCGGAGGCCTGTATCTGACGGTCATTCGCGGGACGCCTATGGTCGTTCAGCTGATGCTGATGTATTTCGTGATCCTGCAGTCGGGTACGCCGCTTCAGATCGCGATTCTCGCGTTCGGAATCAACTCAGGTGCGTATGTGGCGGAGGTCATCCGGAGCGGGATTCAGTCCGTCGACCGCGGACAGGCAGAGGCCGGGCGGTCACTGGGACTTGGAAGCCGTCAGACGATGACACGGATCGTGCTGCCGCAGGCTTTCAAGAATGTGGCGCCGGCGATTTTCAACGAATTTATTTCCCTCCTCAAGGAGACGTCGGTGGCTGGCTATGTCGGCATTCAGGATCTGACCAAGGGCGGCGATATCATCCGGTCGCAGACATACGACGCGTTCCCGCCGCTGCTGGCGGTCGCCCTGATCTATCTTGTGATCGTGATCTGCCTTACGCAGGTGCTTCATGTGATTGAGAGGAGGCTGGCGAAGAGTGAACTCAGATAA
- a CDS encoding basic amino acid ABC transporter substrate-binding protein — translation MKSMKLTALLLAAVTAISMTAVAVPAATDQVEAIKKAGKIQMTTNAEFEPFEYKDGDEIVGIDIDLSQAIADKLGVKLEVSDIAFDSLIPSMNAGKADFIAAGMTATEDRKKNVDFSDPYFNASQAIIVAKDSDIKTREDLNGKTVGVQQGTTGDTYCTNDDGSSDVKVKEVKRYPKGMDAVSDLIAGRLDAVVIDDYPAEKLAAKNADKVVKLDDALTEEEYAIAMPKGSDLVDVVNGVIKDLKDSGELNKIIDKYIGDDTESGASSAVETAESAAE, via the coding sequence ATGAAAAGCATGAAACTGACAGCGCTGCTTCTCGCGGCGGTGACGGCGATTTCCATGACGGCGGTTGCGGTCCCGGCGGCAACGGATCAGGTCGAGGCGATCAAGAAGGCGGGCAAGATCCAGATGACGACGAACGCGGAATTCGAGCCCTTTGAGTATAAGGACGGCGATGAGATCGTCGGCATCGATATCGACCTCAGCCAGGCGATCGCGGACAAGCTCGGGGTGAAGCTGGAAGTCAGCGATATTGCGTTTGATTCTCTGATCCCAAGCATGAACGCCGGTAAGGCGGATTTCATCGCGGCCGGCATGACGGCTACCGAGGACCGGAAAAAGAACGTGGATTTCTCGGATCCCTATTTCAACGCCTCCCAGGCGATCATTGTCGCGAAGGACAGCGACATCAAAACAAGAGAGGATCTGAACGGCAAGACGGTCGGCGTTCAGCAGGGCACGACCGGCGACACCTACTGCACGAATGACGACGGATCGAGCGATGTGAAGGTCAAGGAAGTCAAGCGCTATCCGAAGGGAATGGACGCCGTCTCCGACCTGATTGCGGGCCGTCTGGACGCGGTGGTCATCGACGATTATCCGGCGGAGAAGCTGGCTGCAAAGAATGCGGACAAGGTCGTGAAGCTGGATGACGCGCTGACCGAAGAGGAGTATGCAATCGCGATGCCCAAGGGCAGCGACCTCGTCGACGTGGTCAACGGTGTGATCAAGGATCTGAAGGACAGCGGCGAGCTGAACAAGATCATCGACAAGTACATCGGCGATGATACGGAAAGCGGCGCTTCCTCTGCCGTGGAAACGGCTGAGTCGGCGGCGGAATGA
- a CDS encoding DUF4364 family protein, producing MAEGLTLYKLIILYMLRKVNFPLSNTQITDFMTEKEYTDYFHVQEAINDLVDAKLITAEKIRNMSQYTATMEGEKTLEYFSGEIAYAIKRDIDTYLRENAFELRNESCTLADYEMTGDGGYAVHCRVNEGKETLIDLTINVTTQEEAERVCTKWPVKSQDIYMTIMTTLL from the coding sequence ATGGCGGAAGGTCTCACGCTCTACAAGCTCATCATTCTGTATATGCTGCGCAAGGTGAATTTTCCTCTTTCCAACACGCAGATCACCGATTTTATGACCGAAAAGGAATACACGGACTATTTTCACGTTCAGGAGGCCATCAATGACCTCGTGGACGCGAAGCTGATCACGGCGGAGAAGATCCGCAATATGTCCCAGTACACCGCGACGATGGAGGGGGAGAAGACGCTGGAGTATTTCAGCGGCGAGATCGCCTACGCCATCAAGCGCGACATCGATACCTATCTCCGTGAGAATGCATTTGAGCTCCGGAACGAAAGCTGCACACTCGCCGACTACGAGATGACCGGAGACGGGGGATACGCAGTCCACTGCCGAGTCAATGAGGGGAAAGAAACGCTGATTGATCTCACAATCAACGTGACCACTCAGGAGGAGGCCGAGCGTGTCTGCACGAAATGGCCGGTAAAATCCCAGGACATCTACATGACGATCATGACGACGCTGCTCTGA